A region from the Desulfovibrio oxyclinae DSM 11498 genome encodes:
- a CDS encoding host specificity factor TipJ family phage tail protein — protein MFSSSPRTPSSLASTRALESASPTYSLTPQSNTARLYQPIPTGYGTNLTTPDLAAQPYWDYSGNDQFVYQLLCVGLGRYRIDEVRVGDTAVWAGGEYTGNFEGVTIQIVNPGEPVTLFPDNVETSAEVSGQTLFGPNEDGGGYLGPFVANTAGTDTNQLGVDTVFPRGLGHMKQNNSMSSISVTCEFEARRIDDAGQPVGDWFVLGTETESAATRTPQRRSYLYSVETGRYEVRAKRTSNASTDALDLNEVQWAGLRAYLPGQRTYPDVTLIAVRMRATNSLTQQSSRMVRVVSTRMLPVWDAGVQQWSEPQPTRALSWALADICRNPVNGGLDEEHLDRDVLAALADGQAARGDNFCHVFDTPVTVWSALLDAGRSCRTFPRPIGTGISFYRDEPRTRRCGXFSPRNIVRGTFRVHYDLYRPEMPDRIVVEYTDRDRGFATQAVPADLSGCTAEQPERKRIAGVDNRAQGFRXGMYEAARNAWRNVTVXWTTEEDGRMLLLGEACDVAHPLVDWGVAGDVVRWPXEGSXAVTLDRXLVWRDGQDHYLSLRRRNGQPWGPVLVHPDPDGDPRRVLLDETDFAQAVADLDDPAGWVTTSRDRERTHWAFGPAEAFARRVLVTDIKPRKNGLIDVSSVIDDERVYPADQGQVPDYDPGTGSPPPATASVRTGPSARPRPLPAGCSSPTSSRAKTD, from the coding sequence ATGTTCTCTAGCTCCCCTCGCACCCCTTCCTCGCTGGCTTCGACCCGCGCGCTGGAGTCCGCCAGCCCGACGTACTCCCTGACGCCGCAGTCCAACACCGCGCGGCTGTACCAGCCCATTCCCACCGGGTACGGCACCAACCTGACCACGCCCGATCTCGCGGCGCAGCCATACTGGGACTACTCCGGCAACGATCAGTTCGTCTACCAGCTCCTGTGCGTCGGCCTCGGCCGGTACCGCATCGACGAGGTGCGCGTGGGCGACACCGCTGTNTGGGCGGGCGGCGAGTACACCGGCAATTTCGAGGGCGTGACCATCCAGATCGTCAATCCGGGCGAGCCGGTGACCCTGTTCCCGGACAATGTGGAGACCTCCGCCGAGGTGTCCGGCCAGACCCTGTTCGGCCCCAACGAAGACGGCGGCGGNTATCTCGGTCCGTTCGTGGCCAACACCGCCGGGACCGATACCAACCAGCTGGGCGTGGACACCGTTTTTCCGCGCGGGCTGGGGCACATGAAGCAAAACAACTCCATGTCCAGCATCTCGGTGACCTGTGAATTTGAGGCGCGGCGCATCGATGACGCGGGCCAGCCCGTCGGGGACTGGTTTGTGCTCGGCACCGAGACCGAGTCTGCTGCCACGCGCACCCCCCAGCGGCGCAGCTATCTCTACTCCGTGGAGACCGGACGGTACGAGGTGCGCGCCAAGCGCACGTCCAACGCCAGCACCGATGCGCTGGATCTCAACGAGGTGCAGTGGGCGGGCCTTCGCGCCTACCTGCCCGGACAGCGCACNTACCCGGATGTGACTCTCATCGCCGTGCGCATGCGGGCCACCAACAGCCTGACCCAGCAGTCGTCGCGCATGGTCCGGGTGGTCTCCACGCGGATGCTGCCGGTCTGGGATGCGGGCGTGCAGCAGTGGTCCGAGCCGCAGCCCACGCGTGCGCTCTCCTGGGCGCTGGCGGACATCTGCCGCAACCCGGTCAACGGCGGNCTCGACGAGGAGCACCTCGATCGGGACGTGCTGGCCGCGCTCGCCGATGGACAGGCTGCCCGGGGCGACAATTTTTGCCACGTGTTCGACACCCCGGTCACAGTCTGGTCCGCGCTGCTCGATGCCGGGCGGTCCTGCCGGACCTTTCCGCGCCCCATCGGCACCGGGATCTCGTTCTACCGCGACGAGCCGCGCACGCGCCGCTGCGGATTNTTCAGCCCGCGCAACATCGTGCGCGGGACTTTCCGCGTCCACTACGATTTGTACCGGCCCGAGATGCCCGACCGCATCGTGGTGGAGTACACGGACCGGGACCGGGGCTTTGCCACGCAGGCCGTGCCCGCAGACCTGTCCGGCTGCACTGCCGAGCAGCCGGAGCGCAAGCGCATCGCAGGCGTGGACAACCGCGCGCAGGGCTTTCGCGANGGCATGTACGAGGCCGCGCGCAACGCGTGGCGCAACGTGACCGTGGANTGGACNACCGAGGAGGACGGCCGGATGCTGCTGCTCGGCGAGGCCTGCGACGTGGCNCATCCGCTGGTGGACTGGGGCGTGGCCGGGGACGTGGTGCGCTGGCCCNNGGAAGGNTCGTNTGCGGTCACGCTGGATCGCGANCTGGTCTGGCGCGACGGGCAGGACCACTACCTGTCGCTGCGCCGGCGCAACGGGCAGCCATGGGGACCGGTGCTGGTGCATCCGGACCCGGACGGCGATCCGCGCCGGGTGCTGCTGGACGAGACGGATTTCGCGCAGGCGGTGGCCGATCTCGACGACCCGGCGGGCTGGGTCACCACATCCCGCGACCGCGAGCGCACGCACTGGGCCTTCGGCCCGGCCGAAGCCTTTGCCCGCCGGGTGCTCGTCACCGACATCAAGCCGCGCAAAAACGGACTGATCGACGTGTCCTCGGTGATCGACGACGAGCGGGTCTACCCGGCCGATCAGGGGCAGGTGCCGGACTACGATCCCGGCACTGGGTCACCACCGCCCGCGACCGCGAGCGTACGCACTGGGCCTTCGGCCCGGCCGAGGCCTTTGCCCGCCGGGTGCTCGTCACCGACATCAAGCCGCGCAAAAACGGATTGA